The Branchiostoma lanceolatum isolate klBraLanc5 chromosome 12, klBraLanc5.hap2, whole genome shotgun sequence DNA segment GATGATGTGTTGATCTAATGTAGATTTTAGCCttgcagaatagtcgcattggtcacatttgtagggtttttctcctgtatggattCTCATATGTACGGATAAGTTAGACTTCCTGgtagtcctgtacccgcactccctaCACGTAAATGGTTTTTCAACAAtgtgttttgctgttttatGCTCGTTCAAATAGactttccgtgcagcagaatagtcgcactggtcacacttgtagggtctttctcctgtatgggttctcatatgtcgggataagttAGACCtttgagttgtcctgtacccacactccccacacatgtagggtttctcaccagtgtgtttcgCTAGATGCTCGTCCAAACTgaatttctgtgcagcagaatagtcacactggtcacacttatagggtttctctcctgtatgggttctcatatgtcggtgTATGTTATACTTgtgagctgccctgtacccacactccctacacttgtagggtttgtcaccagtgtgTTGAAACAAATGCCTTCCCGTATTGCCTTTGCTGACCTGTACCTGTGAGTATGATTTGTTGTCAGGTTGGGGCAAGTGTACATCACACGTTTCCTGCTGCAGGCCCATGTCTGTTGTCTGGGTCTCCCTGTTGTCACTCTCCTTCCAAGGATGTCTGTGATAGTCCATCTCCTTCCCAGGATGTCCAGCACACAGCTCTGAAGTAGATAGCTCACAGCTTGAATCTCCCGTTTCGTCGTTTGGAACGTCCTTTTCCTCGTCCTGCTGCCGTCCCGTGTCTGTTGTCTGCTCCCGACAGTTGTAAGCCTCGTTCAAAGTATGTCCCGTCGGTAGGGTTGCGCCGAAGTAGTCGTAGGATTCCTGGTCCTCACTGTAGGTGTCCTGGCGCAGCAGCGCGTTTTCTTGTCCATCCTGTTGCCACCCCGtgtctcccgtctcctcctcttCTATATGCGTCTGTTGCCATGCAGtgtctcccgtctcctcctcttCTATATGCGTCTGTTGCCACCCCGtgtctcccgtctcctcctctttGATGTGCGTCTGTTGCCACCCCGtgtctcccgtctcctcctctttGATGTGCGTCTCGTTCGCAGTTTGTTCTGCATGAAGCTCTTTAAAAGAAGGCGAACATGTTAACCCCGCCATGTCTGAAATGATGGTGGGAAAATATTGGTTAGAGAAGGATAATTTCTATTAACGTCTTCCAGAAACCAGAAAATTAGGAGGGCGCAGATTTTACACAAGAAATACTTCTGTCCGAACAGCCGTCGTAGCTTCCGAGAGATCACCTGGTTTTTCCAGTAATAAGATTCGAAAGTTTCCGAAAATACAATTCCTCATTTCTGCACCATTTCTGACGGTATTTGTTAGGTAAGAAACGACAATTGGCAGCTGTTAGTAATTTACCGTTCCGTCAAACTCAAATGTCGAGCGGAAGCACACCTCTAATAAGCCTACATCAATCGTAATTCCGACTAAACATGTGCAGTGtcgaaagtaaacaaaacccACATGGGCGATGTTATGTACATCGAGATTATGTccagacgagaactgtttacaagccagggaccttcacctttgacactgcacatgcgtactcgaatctccAAGTGGGCTTATATTTTCAGAAGATACAACAACGCGATTTGTGCaccatataaattataatgatATATTGAAGGAAGAAATCGACAAAGGCCAGCTGTTACATCCCATGCATTACTACCGATCGCAAACACACTCCTAATTCTACTTTACCGATGAACAAGCACCAACCAGGAAGCATCAACGATAACCAAAGGTCTTAGCTGTAGGTCAATGGTGATCAGCGGTCTCCATGTTTTATGAAAATCCGTAAATATCGCGTTAGTTCCGAGGATATGATACAGAAGACGATCGGgagcaaaacaaaatggccgatGCTGACTCAGCCGGGGGGtaaaggtgaaaggtcacaGACCTGATACGCGCTTGATGGGTCAAACCACACAAAGGCGCACAACGTTTCACTCGGTTTGGAGCCCAGCACTGATACGTTTCTACGGTACATCTATCTCTACTTCTTGATGCTACTGGGCAATACCCCTTGCAAGTGTCTCGACAAGGAAATACGCCTTATGTGGACGAAGGTGGTGGTTGTGGTGTGAGGAAAGAATTAAAAGTTAGaggaaaaattaaaagaaaaaaagatatcaaCAAGACTGtgactaaaaaaaaatgtagaatcGGTCAAATTTCTATGGTTGATATCCTTATTTTCCAAACCTTTCACCACACAGATGTACTAGCGCTCCTCCCTAATGTTTCTAATCGGAAAGCAGATCAGTTACCGTGCGCCCGTCCTCATTTATCCCTGATGTATTAAGCCCCTTGCAGTGTACCATATTCCATCCCAATATCTAACATTAGTATATAGACTGTAACGTTCTAAACATCAACATAAACCATTTCCAAAACTCTCTTGGGTTTGTGTAATTCATTTTAATTCGGTAAATGCATCATTAAAA contains these protein-coding regions:
- the LOC136445821 gene encoding zinc finger protein 431-like, with amino-acid sequence MAGLTCSPSFKELHAEQTANETHIKEEETGDTGWQQTHIKEEETGDTGWQQTHIEEEETGDTAWQQTHIEEEETGDTGWQQDGQENALLRQDTYSEDQESYDYFGATLPTGHTLNEAYNCREQTTDTGRQQDEEKDVPNDETGDSSCELSTSELCAGHPGKEMDYHRHPWKESDNRETQTTDMGLQQETCDVHLPQPDNKSYSQVQVSKGNTGRHLFQHTGDKPYKCRECGYRAAHKYNIHRHMRTHTGEKPYKCDQCDYSAAQKFSLDEHLAKHTGEKPYMCGECGYRTTQRSNLSRHMRTHTGERPYKCDQCDYSAARKVYLNEHKTAKHIVEKPFTCRECGYRTTRKSNLSVHMRIHTGEKPYKCDQCDYSARLKSTLDQHIITKHSCETSYVCVDCGYRTAYKSNLSKHTRIHTGEKPYKCDQCDYSTADQSAIVRHVKNHTGEKPYMCGECGYRAAQKCDLSVHMRTHTGEKPYKCDQCDYCTTRKSNLDQHLAKHTGKKPYICGECGYRTARKSYLSQHMRTHTGERPYKCDQCDYSAAQKPALNRHLVRHSENPKCVGSVETGQLKILTYPST